ggtggagggagggaggccggAAGAGATAGGAGGTGGAAGTAAAACTGATATTTGAAGGTAGAGGAAACCTAGATATACAGGAAAAGGAGGCAGAGTGGAGAGGGTCTGTGGATTCTAAGCAGATGGCAAATGTCAGGCGAGTGTGACAGTCAGTTTTAGGGAGAAGGCAGATATCCTAAAAAAGGGACAGCACATTCCTCTGTCGCTCAGAGTACCTCTCACTAGAATTTCACAACTTTACACAATGGTAGAGTATTCCACAGATCTGTTAAAATCAAAaaacacaacttttaaaagataaaacagtTTTCCTTAACACTACAAAACCACCTTAGCACACTGAAGATAGCACAGTCTGTTAGTCAGAAGACAGGGATAACAGTCTTggttctggaagagaaattaagcgATACAGTCACATGCTTAGAAAGTCAAAATAGGAATAAGCACATGCAAGTACTAAAATGTCACTATATAAATAGTTTgcaaactgtaaaagaaaaatgtattttttttttttaagaaaggcaaGGATAATAGCCTGTGAAATGATGTCACCCCTTAGCGTTACCCTGGGCCTTGAGTAGAGCAGTTTCCTCCTTATCTGAGGTCTTGTGAGCTGGAagatgatttcttcagtggtgtGACAATAATGGTACAATCTGCCTTTTTCCTCTGATTTTGTGGGCTCAGATCCTTTAATTTATAAAGTAAGTTGGTATAAAAAATATGTGGTCTACGCTAGAATGGATTATGGGATCAGAGTCTTGTCAGGATGTCCTATTCCATCATTCCCGTCCCAATAGTCACTGCAAGGGATCTGTGTTACAGTAGGAAATAAGAGACGTTTCCACATTTTTGTAGCTTCCCTATTTATTTCTGTAGCTAAAcattcttttttggccacaccgcgtgccatgtggcatgtggcatcttagttccctgaccagggattgaaccctcacccttggcagtgaaagcaccaagtcctaaccactggaccgccagggaattcccaaaacatTCTTAAGCTCCTAGAGCTTTGACTATGTTGACCTACAGCCAACCTAatcccactttccccctttgaaTTTCTTCTGTTTGCTTCAGTTTTAACTTTTGTCAGTAGAACTCATCTGCTTATTGTCTGTGGTCTTTACAGAGCCCCAAGGAGTATTCACCTGGGCCTGTGGGCTTATGCTCCTGGTCATGTGATGAGGAAGACCCCTCCCTAACAGAACCTCCTTCTCAGCCTAACAAACCTCTGACCTCCTGCTGCCCCTTGTGCTTTCCAGGGTCCGTGCCTGTCATTCTCAATGGAGAGTGAAAGCACAGATTCATAATGAAAACCAGCCCCCGTCGGCCATTGATTCTCAAAAGACGGAAGCTGCCCCTTCCTGTTCAGAATGCCCCAGGTGACACATCAGAAGAGGAGCCTAAGAGGCCCCCTGCCCAACAAGAGCCTGCTCAACCGCAGGCCTCCAAGGAGGTGGCCGAGTCCAACCCCTGCAAGTTTCCAGCCGGGATCAAGATGATTAACCACCCGACCATGCCCAACACGCAAGTGGTGGCCGTGCCCAAGAATGCCAATGTCCAGAGCATCATCACAGCGCTGACTGCCAAAGGAAAGGAGAGTGGCAGCAGTGGGCCCAATAAATTCATCCTCATTAGCTGCGGCGGAGCCCCCACTCGCCCTCCAGGACCCCAGCCTCAAGGCCAAGCCAGCAATGACCCCAAGAGGACAGAAGTGATCACCGAGGCCCTGGGACCAAAGTCTGCATCCAAGGACGTGAATCTTCCTAGACCAGCTGGAGCCCTTCCCGGGCAGAGATGGGAGAACTGTGGTATGTGGTCTGTAAGGCAAAGGGCTGGGGAGCTAGCCTTCCCTCTCTGGTGGTGAGGACTGCAGTCCGCCACATTGACGCTTAGGGCACACAGGCGTCTGCCCGAACCGGGGGAAAGTCTTGCCTTTCTTCATCCTAAAACCTTGACCCGGATCCTTTGGGCACTGTCAAAGGGGTTGCAATGTAATTTAGCATTTCTACTCCCTTCTTTACATTGGAAAAGGATTTGTTTATCGTTTCTAGTTATCCCCTGCATTGACCACATAAGGAAATAGGAATCTTTCTCCATCTTAATGAAGGAGAAAGCATAAGGAGGAAAAGTGACTTTCCTTGTTGAGATGCTCAGTCATGCTTTCATAAGGTCGCCTTGACTGAGCTCTAAGGCTCAGTGTGGCTCAGACTGAAATGCAACTTGAACCGTGCTCCTGAATTTCTCCCGACATCCTAATGGGGCGGAGTACCCGGGATGTGTTCCCTGTCCCTCAGGGCAGAGGTGATCCCTAACTGCCAGCTTCACCGGGCCCGCTGGGCTCGGGACCAGGCAGCTAAGCAGCGTCTTGGGTTGTTTCCCCCGTAGCTGGTGGCGAGGCAGCCGGCTGCACGCTAGACAACAGCTTGACAAACATCCAGTGGCTTGGAAAGATGACCTCCGATGGGCTGGGCTCCTGCAGCATCAAGCAAGAGGCGGAGGAGAAGGAGAATCGTCACCTGGAGCGGAGTCAGGCTAAGGTGAGCTGTCCCGTCCCTCACTAGGGCAGTTAGAGCTGGTGCAGGGAATTTCTAAGACGGGAAATCAAGCGGCCTGTGGAGTAGAATTTCCAAGTTCTGATATTAGCACTCACTTAGTGTGACTCTATATAATTTGGAGCTCCCTTTCTACCTGGGatcttcccccccgccccgcacctCCCTCGCTCCTACCTGTGAAATTTCCTTGAGGGCAGACTCCTGTGGCTCGCTCTGTACCCCGTCAGCACGGGGTTTAGTACTGTGCCCTTAGTAGGTATTGAGTAAGTATTCAGGAAATAATGAAGAGGTCTCAGTTTGGAAAGCCACTTGAACTTTAAAGAGGTATCCCAACAGTATGAAAGGAATACAGCATTTTTAACAAGATTGTTTTATTAGAAGATAACTTAATAGCAAATAAAATGAGTTAGTTGTGAATTTTAAATACCTCTCCAGCAATCAAAATTGATTTGACCCATTTGTGTAGCCTGGGTTTGTTCTTCATGGTTGCCCTTTGTATATACCCTTTAATCcatcattcaacaatatttatttttttatctttttattttttccttaaataatttttatttttttaacatctttattggagtacagttgctttacaatgatgtgttagtttctgctttataacaaagtgaatcagctatacatatacgtatatccccatatctcctccttcttgcgtctccctccctcccaccctccctattccacccctctagggggtcacaaaggactgagctgatctccctgtgctatgtggctgcttcccactagctatctgttttacgtttggtagtgtatataagtccacgccactctctcacttcatcccagcttccccttctccctccccatgtcctcaagtccattctctacgtctgcgtctttattcctgtcctgcccctaggttcttcagaaccctttattttttagattccatatatatttgttagcatacggtatttatttttctctttctgacttacttcactcaacaGTTTTTAAAAGGGAAGATTTACGTGGATGTGTACATAGGTGAAAACTGAGCTGTTCACTTAGAACTTGTGTACTTTACAAAGTTATAGCTCAATTTTCTAAAACATGGATGATCAGATCTTTGCCTGCGACTTAGCCAGATGTGTGCCCTGCTGACATTTGTCTGTCCCATACCCTTGGGAATATTTCTCTTGTACAAACATTGAAAGGAGGTGGGTTTATTCACATCACATCAGGAGTAGAAATCAGACTAAGACCTAAGTCCCTCGACGCTCAGGTCTGAAAAATGGGTGTAGTTTTAACATACAGTTGATGCTTTAAGAGTCATAACATGTACCCAGACTTTCCTGAGAGGTTTCAACTGACAAAGACTGGACTTCTAATTATTATTGGGCAATATCTTCAAAAAAATGACTGACGACAGAGAAGTGGTTCTATGTTTGGAGACTGGATTAGATCACCTCTAAGATTCTCCCTAACTCTAAAATTTTATTCCATGGAATAGTGGTCTCAGGTGATTTGTTTCCAGTACAATTCTATGGGATAAAATGTTTCTCTAGGGGATGttctttggggtggggtggggcgggcgaGGTCTTGTGAACTCTCCGTGTCATcgccttttctctttccctttggcTTCTCAGAACGCTCAGGTTGAGGGGCCCCTGGGAGCATCGGCAACCTGGCCGGACTCCGTGTCTGAGCGGCCACCCTACTCTTACATGGCCATGATACAGTTTGCCATCAACAGTACGGAGAGGAAGCGCATGACCCTGAAAGACATCTACACTTGGATCGAGGACCACTTCCCCTACTTCAAGCACATCGCCAAGCCAGGCTGGAAGGTACCGTGTCCTGTAACAGCCACAGTCAAGGTCAGTCCGGCCCAACAGTTTGTCTACACGGAAGGGCAGTGGTCTGTGTCAGGTGCAGAGGGAGCAGTTAAGTGCCAAGGATGCTAGAACCTTCAACAACCATATCTTTTGGATTGGGACTCGATCCTGCCGAATCCAGACAAAAGCATCACTAACAGCCCTGTAACCACGTCACCTGTCGCTACCCTGGGTTGATGGAGACTCCAGTACAGCACAGAGCCCACTTCTGTGCTACACTGAACAGCAGCTGGAGTGACTAAGTAGCTTTgtgaaaatatattaatgaaaaaaaaaatctgtaggcCTCACGATCCAAAGATTCACCTTCTATAAAGTCACATTTCTTCTCCAGAAGGCGGGGATCTTTTCCTCCCGCTCACGGGAACACAGATGCCTGGGAGCCATAGCTCACACGGGACTCAGAGCCGCAGCGTAGGTGCCCCAACAGATGCTCTGTCCCAGGCCAGCGGGCTTTTGTATTGTTTTCCCCACAGCAGGACAGTTAACCTCACACTCACCTCAACTGAATTCCCCAGcagcataatttttcttttttttggccacgccacgtggcttgtgggatctcagttccccgaccagggattgaacccgggccacagtagtgaaagcccagaatcctaaccactaggccccCAGGGAGCTCCCTGGCATCGTAATTTCTTCACTCGCCTCTCTGGCTACTGGTTGCCACCCACAGCCTCACTCCTCTTTCCCAGCCCCTGACAGCTGTCCAGGTCTCTGCTTTATCGCCCCCTCAGGAATGGCCCCAGTCTCTGTCCCTACTGGGCAGACGGGTTGATGGCTCCGGTTGCCAGCTCTGCCACGCGGAGTGTCACAGGAGCTGCCGATAGGCACGGTTACGAGGACACAAGGCCTGGGCCTGATTTCCTTGGGGGACGTCGGCGGTGGTGTTTGCAAAGCCAAAGTAGCTGATGAGTGGCATCCTCTACTTTCAGAATTCCATCCGCCACAACCTCTCCCTCCACGACATGTTTGTCCGCGAGACGTCAGCCAACGGCAAGGTCTCCTTCTGGACCATCCACCCCAGTGCCAATCGCTACTTGACGCTGGACCAGGTGTTTAAGGTAAGCATCCAAATAGGCCAGTGTTGGAGGTCATGAGATCCATCGCGAAAGGAAAGAAGTCCTCTTGGGACGAGCTCATCCGATCAGGGTAGAGTTAAAGGCCAGCCAGCCCGTAAGGGATGGTACACTTCTCTGCTAGACCAGGCCACAGAGAGGACTCTCTGATCCAAACACGGGACCTCCTGGGGCAGTGTTGCCCTGTGATAAGAACTGCCTGGAACACTTGTTAAAATACAGCCTCCTGGGCCCCTCTCTTGGGGCTTCTGACTCAGTAGGCCTGGGATGGGCCCAGGAATATGTGTTTTTAGCAAGAATCTCAGGTGATTCTTACAGAGGAAGTCTGGGAAACCtggtttttaaaaagcccttCTTTAGGCCGGAGAGCAGAAACGAAGCCCCCTGAATCTCTCATCAGAAGCGACTGCTTTGGAGTTTCAGAGCGCCCACAAGGGCGCCGCTAGCTGCCCTCGTCCTCCCGGGAGGGACCGTTGTTGAGGGTGGCCCTCGGCGTCCATCAGGAATAGGTTTACCCGGTCTGGTCAGCTTGACTGCACTGGTGGTAACTCCGTCTTGTTTCTCTCCCACGATGCCTGACCACCACCAGCCACTGGACCCAGGGTCTCCACAATCGCCCGAGCACTTGGAATCAGTAAGATTCTTTCCCTCCCGCTCGGGGCTCGGCCTTGCCTCCTTTCCACGCTCAGCATGGCTTCGGTGACAGGGACAAGACATTAGCAGGAAAGGGAGCCTGTGGCTGTGTGCCTGCCAGCCCTGAACGCAGGGCACCTGAGCTGCTGGGTGTTCAGGACACGTGACCTCCACCTCCTTCTGCTCCCGTGGGCTCATCACGGTGCCCCAAGCAGCGCGGCGCGTGGCAGGAGAACCCGCCATAGTCTCCCTGCAAGATGGTGACCACGGTGCATGGCACGGGCCTGGAGGGGCGGCCGTCTTTGCTCTCACTTCTCTACCTGGCTTTTCTCTGCCCCTCATAGAGCTCCGTGCTTTGCATCCCGGGGGTGAGGACACCTGGATGAGGTGGTAGGACCGCCCACTGCCGTGTGTCTGTGCCACCACCTGCCCAGGGCCAGGCGGTCGGTTCGCTCCATGCCCGGTACCGGAGCAGCTGGTGGGGTCGCCTGCCTCGTCCCCCTGCGTCTCTGACCTGgtctctttctccccctctctgCCCCAAACAGCAGCAGAAACGACCCAACCCTGAGCTCCGCCGGAACGTGGCCATCAAAACCGAACTCCCCCTGGGCGCACGTTAGTATGGGGGAGCCTGGTCCCGGGGGGCGCACCTGTAGGGAGCAGACTCGGGGGTCCCAGCCCAGGGAAGGAGAGCAAAGATCCCGTAGCCTGGAAGGGGCCTGTCCCTGGGTCCTGCTCCTGACCCCTCCCGGTCCCCCCCAGGGCGGAAGATGAAACCTCTGCTGCCGCGGGTCAGCTCGTACCTGGTGCCCATCCAGTTCCCAGTGAACCAGTCCCTGGTGCTGCAGCCCTCGGTCAAGGTGCCGTTGCCCCTGGCAGCCTCACTCATGAGCTCAGAGCTCGCCCGCCACAGCAAGCGAGTCCGCATCGCCCCCAAGGTCAGTGCCTCGGGTTCTCTCTGAGCAGAGAGTCCAGTCAATTAGAGATTCTGCCAAGTGACCCTTGAGAAGCTTATACGTCTAGTTGGGACAAGGCACCGGCGCATAGGAAAGTGCAACAGCATCATAAGAGCTAACAAGGAACCTGCCGTAGGACGTAAGGGATGTTGGAGGGCCCACCCATGCCTGATGAGTTTACAAGAGCTCAGACAAGGGTGATTATAACAGATGGGCTGGGACGGTTCAGGAGGAGTTCACAGGGAAGGAGGTTTTACAAAGTAGATTTGGGCAGCAAGCAGGTGTGGAGAgggcctttattttttcttttttaaatttttatttatttatttttggctgcaccacgcagcctgagggatcttagctccccgaccagggatcgaaccctcacccgcTGCACTGGAAGCTGGAAGCGCGAAgactcaaccactggaccgccagggaggtccctggagAGGGCTTTATAATGGGCATGCCCTGGAGGCCCCCAGTAACCATGGTCTAGTGATGGGCCAGTCTAGCTCTgggtttctcagcctccataCAGCTGACATTtagggctggataattctttgttgggggtggaggggtgctGCCCTGTGCACTGAAGGGTGTTAGCAGCATCCCTAGTCTCTCCCCACTAGATGTCGGGGGCACCACCTGGTGTGACAATTAAAATGTCTCCAGGTGTTGtcagatgtcccctggggggagTTGCTCCTGGTTGAGCATCAGTGGTCTAGCCTCGAGGGCTGAGGACAGTGAGTGAGGACCGTGCCGTGATGCAGAGAAGGATTTGCGAGCAGGAGCTGGCCGGTAACAAGTACAGGAAGGGCCCCTGTGCCCCTTTCTCTGAGATGGAAGTAGCGGGGGCTCCAGATAAAGAGCCTTGGGTTtgctcttgttttttgttttcgttttgttctgttgtttttggttttttggttttggggtttttttggccgtaccacacagcatgcgggatcttagttgccggaccagggatcagacgcctgccccctgcagcggaagcatggagccttaaccactagaccgccagggaagtccctgtttttgcttttgtttttttaatttaaaaaatatcattttagggcttccttggtggcgcagtggttgagagtccgcctgccgatgcaggggacacgggttcgtgccccggtccgggaagatcccacatgccgcggagcggctgggcccgtgagccatggccactgagcctgcgcgtctggagcctgtgctccgcaccaggagaggccacaacagtgagaggcccgcataacgcaaaaaatatacatatgtatcattttaatatacataaaagtATACCTACGAGCATagataattttacataaatgcaTTCCTGTGGTTGTAGCATGTACACTGTTTTCGTTTCAATGCAGTCTTTTccatctccttttcttctttttgcttcccCTCGCCTCACCTTCACCCATGTCGCCCCTGCTCCCCGTGATAAGCCATGTTGACAGTTTAGCATGCTTTCTCCCACTTGTTCATGCTCTTAGTATACTCTGCATACACCGATCGCCACAGCCATGTtatacacgcacacaccacacacagcgTTGAAAATGGGATcgtattacactttttttttttttaatttatttttggctgtgttgtctttgctgctgtgtgcaggctttctctagttgcggcgaacgggggctactcttcgttgtggtgcgcgggcttctcattgcagtggcttctcttgttgcagagcacgggctctaggcgcgcgggcttcagtagttgtggctcacgggctctagagctcagactcagtagttgtggcgcacaggcttagttgctccgcggcacgtgggatcttcccggaccagggctcgaacctgtatcccctgcattgtcagacggattcttaaccactatgccaccagggaggccctacaCACACTTTCTGCCCCAGGGAAATTCTCCCAAGTCACTTGGCATcactttaatttattgttttttgttttttacttttttgaggggtttttttgttttttaattttattctttggccGTGgcaggcagcatgtgggatctcagttccccaaccagggatagaacccgtgccccctgcagtggaagcgcagagtctcaaccactggaccaccagggaactccctaatgcattttttttttaatttatttattttatttatttatttttggctgcattgggtctttgttgctgcacgcgggctttctctagttgcggcgagcaggggctactcttcgttgcggtgcgtgggcttctcacagtggtggcttctcttgttgcggagctcgggctctaggtgcgtgggcttcagtagttgtagtacaccggctcagtagttgtggctttcaggctctagagcacaggctcagtagttgtggcgcatggacttagttgttccgcggcatggacttagttgttccgcggcatgtgggatcttcccggaccagggcttgaacccgcgtcccctgcattgtcaggcggattcttaaccactgcaccaccagggaagccctgcattgttttttaatggctacataatattccatggtgtggcTCTGCTGTACGTTTTCCAACCATTCCGCTTTCACGGGCACATTATGTTTCTAGGTCTTTTTGCCCTATGGCGAACATTGCAATAAATATCTTTGCAAGTATCTTTCTTActagtgtttttatttctgtgggagAACCAGACATGAGATTGCTGAGtgaacagttattttaaagtttattaaatattGCAAGATTGGCTTCCAGAAAAATCTGTGATAATTCACACATCCACCAACAAGACCTATGTTTGCCAGCCATGGGTGTTATCagtctttttaatatttgccCCTCTGTGGTGTATGAAGGACAGCTCCTTGTTTCATTCTATCATCCTTTGCTTATCGGTAAGTCAGCACCTGCTCACTGCGTTTGGTCACTGGGAATTTTTCACTGTGAGACGATTATTTATGGACATGGCCCATCTTCCTATAGGGTTTTGCTAATAATTTGTGATTtctttgttattaaaatattaacctgtcttttaagatttttttttttttctgtacgcgggcctctcactgttgtggcctctcccgttgcggagcacaggctccggacgcgcaggctcagcggccatggctcacgggcccagccgctccgcggcatgtgggattctcccggaccggggcacgaacccacgtcccctgtatcggcaggcggactctcaaccactgcgccaccggggaagccccgattttacatttttatggagTCAAGtatgtctctcttctcttttacAGCCTCTGGGTTTCCAGTCTTGGTTAAGAAGTTCACCCCCCGCCCCTCAGATTGTACATGTAGTTTCCTAGATTCTCTTTCAGGATTTGTGTGGTTTTAATTCTTCTGTTTAAGtctttgtatatggtatgaaacagccatttattttctctcagatgGATACTAATTATGCCAGCACCACAGGAAacgctgtcttttttttttttattttattattatttacttaacttatttatttttggctgcgttgggtcttcgctgctgtgggtgggctttctctagttgcggcgagcgggggctactcttcactgcggtgcgcgggcctctcattgtggtggcttctcttgttgcagagcacgggctctaggcgccagGGCTTCAGGAgttctggcacacgggcttagttgctccgcggcatgtgggatcctcccggaccagggctcgaacccgtgtcccctgcattggcaggcggattcttaaccactgcgccaccagggaagcccaggaaacgcTCTGTCTTTTACCCCCAGAATTGAACTACCACCTTCATCATCTAGTCTCATGTCTAATAGTCTTGAAGACTTtagaaagacaaaagaggatgagTACCCGCATGTCACTTGTCTTAGTCATGAACTTGTGTCCCACCCGCTGCCTGGTTGAATCTCCAGACCTGGCTTTCACCTTAACCTGCTTCCCTTCCAGGTGCTGCTCGCGGACGAGGGCGTCGCCCCTCTGCCCACGGCAGGACCAGTGAAAGAGGAGAAGCTCCTCCTTGGAGAAGGGCTGTCTCCTCTGCTTCCAGTCCAGTCCATCAAGGAGGAAGAAGTGCAGCCTGGGGAGGAAACGCCACACTTAGGGAGACCCATCAAAGTCGAGAGCCCGCCCCTGGAAGAGTGGCCCTCGCCCTGCCCATCTGTCAAGGAGGAATCGTCCCCCTCCTGGGAGGATTcgtcccactcccccatccccaggcccAAGAAGTCCTACAGCGGGCCCAAGTCCCCAGCCCGCTGCGTCTCTGACCTGCTCGTCATCAAacgcagggagaggagggagatgaGCCGGTCTCGAAGGAAACAGCACCTCCTGCCCCCCTGTCTGGACGAGCCGGAGCTGCTCTTCTCCGAGGGCCCCGGGACTTCCCGTCGAGCCACAGCAGGGTCCTCGCAGCCTGCCTCCCAGCTTGGCTCCTCCCAGGAGGAGGGCGGGCCTTTCAAGACACCCATCAAGGAGATGCTGCCCATCTCCTCCACCCCGAGCAAATCTGCCCTCCCCGTGACCCCCGAATCCTGGAGGCTCACACCCCCGGCCAAAGTTGGGGGGCTCGATTTCAGCCCCGTACGAACCCCCCAGGGTGCCTTTGGGCCCCTGCCGGACTCGCTGGAGCTGGCGGATCTCAGCGCCACCCCGCTGAAAAGCGTCCCCCTCTTTGACTCCCCCCGAGAGCTCCTCAATTCCGAGCCCTTTGACATCACTGCTGACCCCTTCAGCGGCTGTCCCTCCTCAGATATGGAGGTCCCCAAGCCAGGCTCCTCCGAGCCGCAGGTTGCCGGCCTCTCGGCCAACCGTTCTCTAACAGAAGGCTTGGTCCTGGACACAATGAATGACAGCCTCAGCAAGATACTGCTGGACATCAGCTTCCCCGGCCTGGAGGAGGACCTGCTGGGCTCCGACGACGTCGGCTGGGCTCAGTTCATCCCCGAGCTGCGGTAGAGACAGGACCGCACCGCTCAAGCCGGCGGCTCTCCGGGCGCTCTGCGCCAGGACAGCAGGCGGGGGCCGTCTGCTCCTCCAGCCCACCTGGCCTGGTGACGCCAAGGCAGGCGTCACGCCAGAGCCGCCACTGGGCCTTCTGCAAGCCGCGAGGTCCTGGTGACCAGTCTCCGTGCCACCCACTCCCCAAGAGAATCTGATTCCTCCCTCCCTACTAGGAGCTGCGGGTGGGAACAGCAAAAACAAGGGTGAAAAGAGATGAggagccc
The Globicephala melas chromosome 10, mGloMel1.2, whole genome shotgun sequence genome window above contains:
- the FOXM1 gene encoding forkhead box protein M1 isoform X3, with translation MKTSPRRPLILKRRKLPLPVQNAPGDTSEEEPKRPPAQQEPAQPQASKEVAESNPCKFPAGIKMINHPTMPNTQVVAVPKNANVQSIITALTAKGKESGSSGPNKFILISCGGAPTRPPGPQPQGQASNDPKRTEVITEALGPKSASKDVNLPRPAGALPGQRWENCAGGEAAGCTLDNSLTNIQWLGKMTSDGLGSCSIKQEAEEKENRHLERSQAKVEGPLGASATWPDSVSERPPYSYMAMIQFAINSTERKRMTLKDIYTWIEDHFPYFKHIAKPGWKNSIRHNLSLHDMFVRETSANGKVSFWTIHPSANRYLTLDQVFKQQKRPNPELRRNVAIKTELPLGARRKMKPLLPRVSSYLVPIQFPVNQSLVLQPSVKVPLPLAASLMSSELARHSKRVRIAPKVLLADEGVAPLPTAGPVKEEKLLLGEGLSPLLPVQSIKEEEVQPGEETPHLGRPIKVESPPLEEWPSPCPSVKEESSPSWEDSSHSPIPRPKKSYSGPKSPARCVSDLLVIKRRERREMSRSRRKQHLLPPCLDEPELLFSEGPGTSRRATAGSSQPASQLGSSQEEGGPFKTPIKEMLPISSTPSKSALPVTPESWRLTPPAKVGGLDFSPVRTPQGAFGPLPDSLELADLSATPLKSVPLFDSPRELLNSEPFDITADPFSGCPSSDMEVPKPGSSEPQVAGLSANRSLTEGLVLDTMNDSLSKILLDISFPGLEEDLLGSDDVGWAQFIPELR
- the FOXM1 gene encoding forkhead box protein M1 isoform X6; this translates as MKTSPRRPLILKRRKLPLPVQNAPGDTSEEEPKRPPAQQEPAQPQASKEVAESNPCKFPAGIKMINHPTMPNTQVVAVPKNANVQSIITALTAKGKESGSSGPNKFILISCGGAPTRPPGPQPQGQASNDPKRTEVITEALGPKSASKDVNLPRPAGALPGQRWENSGGEAAGCTLDNSLTNIQWLGKMTSDGLGSCSIKQEAEEKENRHLERSQAKVEGPLGASATWPDSVSERPPYSYMAMIQFAINSTERKRMTLKDIYTWIEDHFPYFKHIAKPGWKQQKRPNPELRRNVAIKTELPLGARRKMKPLLPRVSSYLVPIQFPVNQSLVLQPSVKVPLPLAASLMSSELARHSKRVRIAPKVLLADEGVAPLPTAGPVKEEKLLLGEGLSPLLPVQSIKEEEVQPGEETPHLGRPIKVESPPLEEWPSPCPSVKEESSPSWEDSSHSPIPRPKKSYSGPKSPARCVSDLLVIKRRERREMSRSRRKQHLLPPCLDEPELLFSEGPGTSRRATAGSSQPASQLGSSQEEGGPFKTPIKEMLPISSTPSKSALPVTPESWRLTPPAKVGGLDFSPVRTPQGAFGPLPDSLELADLSATPLKSVPLFDSPRELLNSEPFDITADPFSGCPSSDMEVPKPGSSEPQVAGLSANRSLTEGLVLDTMNDSLSKILLDISFPGLEEDLLGSDDVGWAQFIPELR